In Aerococcus loyolae, a genomic segment contains:
- a CDS encoding branched-chain amino acid transport system II carrier protein: MKNRRFIVDTIVVGFTLFATFFGAGNLVFPPYMGIIVGENWSASVIGLALTAILVPVLSMVAIVKGGGSVKAVSEPIAPWFYKVFNCITMYLIALFILIPRTGATTYEVGFRSLFPWLPNYVVLIVFFTVVYFLTVDQLGVVDKIGRYLTPALIAMVIGIIIFGMINPVSPNMGAAQVDNSFGWAFTEGYQMGDLITGLLFSSVMIMTIRHKKYNRQAGMRMTIWASVIASALLLFIYGSLLWLGATASTIYSPDIERTQLLIAIVEQTIGGAGKIILSFAITLACLTTATGLLASVANFTQELTRQKYPYTFIVFVFCIFCVVQGTVGVEKIVGLSEPLFAVAYPLGIIVTLIGLFRKYIPNDGTTKGAVLLTTIYTVIEALVQLDFAPKIFENIVRVVPFGPQGFGWVTMALLGAGIGTIVWKIQHGSYRGKIIKGYAE, encoded by the coding sequence ATGAAAAATAGGCGCTTTATTGTAGATACGATCGTGGTAGGTTTTACCTTGTTTGCTACTTTTTTTGGAGCAGGTAATTTGGTTTTTCCTCCTTATATGGGAATTATTGTAGGAGAAAATTGGTCTGCCAGTGTTATTGGTTTGGCTTTAACCGCGATATTAGTGCCGGTCTTATCGATGGTAGCTATTGTTAAAGGTGGGGGATCGGTAAAAGCAGTTTCTGAACCAATTGCTCCCTGGTTTTATAAGGTCTTTAACTGCATTACCATGTATTTAATTGCCTTATTTATTTTAATCCCACGTACTGGTGCAACGACTTATGAGGTAGGTTTTCGTTCCTTGTTCCCTTGGTTACCTAACTATGTCGTTTTAATTGTTTTCTTTACTGTTGTTTACTTCCTCACTGTTGATCAATTGGGCGTAGTTGATAAGATTGGACGCTATCTTACGCCTGCTTTGATTGCAATGGTCATTGGAATTATTATTTTTGGTATGATTAACCCAGTCAGCCCCAATATGGGGGCTGCCCAAGTCGATAATAGCTTCGGTTGGGCTTTTACCGAAGGTTATCAAATGGGGGATTTAATCACTGGCTTACTCTTTTCTAGTGTCATGATTATGACAATTAGACATAAAAAATATAACCGCCAAGCAGGGATGCGGATGACTATCTGGGCATCTGTTATAGCTAGCGCCTTATTATTGTTCATTTATGGTAGCTTGTTATGGCTAGGGGCTACAGCTTCAACGATTTATAGCCCTGATATTGAAAGAACCCAGTTATTAATTGCCATCGTTGAGCAAACTATTGGTGGCGCTGGAAAAATTATTCTTTCCTTCGCTATAACCTTAGCTTGCTTAACAACTGCTACGGGATTGTTAGCTTCAGTGGCAAACTTTACCCAAGAGCTTACTCGTCAGAAATATCCCTATACTTTTATCGTTTTTGTCTTTTGTATTTTTTGTGTGGTACAAGGGACTGTCGGGGTAGAAAAAATTGTTGGATTGAGTGAGCCCTTGTTTGCAGTTGCTTACCCATTGGGAATCATTGTTACTTTAATCGGTTTATTTAGAAAATATATTCCTAATGACGGAACGACTAAGGGAGCAGTCTTATTAACCACTATCTATACGGTGATTGAAGCGCTTGTTCAATTAGATTTTGCTCCTAAAATCTTCGAGAATATTGTTCGAGTAGTTCCCTTTGGCCCCCAAGGTTTTGGTTGGGTGACCATGGCTCTTTTGGGAGCAGGTATAGGTACTATAGTGTGGAAAATTCAGCATGGTAGTTACCGAGGGAAGATCATTAAGGGTTATGCAGAATAA
- the greA gene encoding transcription elongation factor GreA — MSEQTFPMTVEGKERLEAELEDLKLNKRPEVISRIKVARSFGDLSENSEYESAKNEQSILESQIAKIENMIRYAEIVDPDALGKDTVSIGKRVKFQELPDGEEEEYEIVGKAEADPLGGKISNESPIANALIGKKVGDEVEIETPGGAFSVRILAVETA, encoded by the coding sequence ATGTCAGAACAAACTTTCCCAATGACCGTAGAAGGTAAGGAACGTTTAGAAGCGGAATTAGAAGATTTAAAATTAAATAAGCGCCCTGAAGTGATTAGCCGAATCAAGGTTGCTCGTTCATTTGGGGACTTATCAGAAAATTCAGAATATGAATCCGCTAAAAATGAACAATCCATTTTGGAAAGTCAAATTGCTAAAATCGAAAATATGATCCGTTATGCTGAAATTGTTGACCCTGATGCCTTGGGTAAGGATACGGTAAGCATTGGTAAACGGGTTAAATTTCAAGAACTTCCTGATGGTGAAGAGGAAGAATACGAAATTGTCGGTAAAGCTGAAGCAGATCCCCTTGGTGGTAAAATTTCAAATGAGTCACCAATTGCTAATGCCTTAATTGGTAAAAAGGTTGGCGATGAAGTTGAAATTGAAACTCCTGGCGGGGCTTTCAGTGTTAGAATCCTCGCAGTAGAAACTGCTTAA
- the sctE gene encoding type III secretion system translocon subunit SctE → MRNRFRTYLGANDAEAGYNLSWGAVFAGLVTFIALLITFSLIGNAIGFGMIQPSAQNPLDGVGTGVMVWSVISLALSFLGSGFVAGVTARRVGAVHGFLSWAISLVVTVVLLGQIVASVLGFAGNVIGQTASVAGDAVTSVASNAGDAVSEGVNALANNIDVNDQDIQNLNQDVQEVLRDTDIRELQPEYLSDQLNGAVNDIANAAREVVVNPQNSEQVFNDLADSLTSRVDNISENVDQEAVSNAIASNTDLTQQEAEETTQNIIDGYNQAANEARNQIENANNAIQSTQQQLDSNIQQLRQDADDVSDGISQGSIWAFVGVLLGCVLSCLGGLLGTKSVTGKVDETNM, encoded by the coding sequence ATGAGAAATCGTTTTAGAACCTATCTAGGTGCTAACGATGCAGAAGCCGGGTATAACTTATCCTGGGGAGCTGTATTTGCTGGCCTAGTAACTTTTATTGCTTTATTAATTACTTTTTCCTTAATTGGAAATGCCATTGGATTTGGTATGATCCAACCAAGTGCACAAAATCCACTTGATGGTGTCGGTACCGGTGTCATGGTCTGGTCAGTTATTTCATTAGCACTATCATTTTTAGGATCAGGCTTTGTTGCTGGGGTAACTGCACGTCGAGTAGGCGCGGTCCATGGCTTTTTATCATGGGCAATTTCCCTAGTGGTAACTGTTGTATTACTAGGACAAATTGTTGCTTCTGTTCTAGGTTTTGCTGGTAATGTTATTGGTCAAACTGCTAGTGTTGCTGGTGACGCTGTCACAAGTGTTGCTTCAAATGCTGGAGATGCTGTAAGTGAAGGCGTAAATGCTTTAGCAAACAATATTGATGTGAATGATCAAGATATTCAAAATCTTAACCAAGACGTTCAAGAAGTCTTAAGAGATACTGATATTCGCGAATTACAACCAGAATATTTATCCGACCAATTAAACGGCGCGGTAAATGATATTGCTAACGCAGCTCGTGAAGTTGTCGTAAATCCACAAAATTCTGAACAAGTATTTAACGACTTGGCTGATTCATTAACTAGCCGTGTTGACAATATTTCAGAAAATGTAGACCAAGAGGCTGTTTCTAACGCCATTGCTTCTAACACTGATTTAACTCAACAAGAAGCTGAAGAAACTACTCAAAATATTATTGATGGTTATAACCAAGCTGCTAATGAAGCACGTAACCAAATTGAAAATGCTAATAATGCCATTCAAAGCACCCAACAACAACTTGACAGTAATATTCAACAATTACGTCAAGATGCTGATGATGTTTCAGATGGTATCTCACAAGGCTCAATCTGGGCATTTGTTGGTGTCTTATTAGGCTGTGTCCTATCATGCCTTGGTGGTTTATTAGGTACTAAATCAGTTACTGGTAAGGTTGATGAAACTAATATGTAG